One genomic region from Candidatus Acidulodesulfobacterium acidiphilum encodes:
- a CDS encoding sugar kinase: protein MAITVIGSIAIDEIETPFEKTGDILGGSATYFSMAASFLTDVKIIGTVGKDFDKKHLNVFKDRSINIKNIKTEDGKTFRWKGRYGYDMSDPETIMTELGVFSSFKPVVPHDSKDDMIFLANIDPEIQFDALKQMSSPKLSALDTMNFWIDGKKEKLINVLKLTDIFIINESEARLLTGKSSIFDCAETIFKYGAKILILKRGAYGATMFFENKFFMVPAYPLENVVDPTGAGDSFAGGFLGYMDNTGDMSFENLKKALVFGNIMASFAVEGFSVSRFLTIRMDEIKERFKKFREMTYFEELNV, encoded by the coding sequence ATGGCAATTACAGTTATAGGTTCTATAGCAATAGACGAAATTGAAACTCCTTTCGAAAAAACAGGAGATATTCTAGGGGGTTCGGCGACATATTTTTCTATGGCGGCATCGTTTTTAACCGACGTAAAAATTATAGGAACGGTCGGCAAAGATTTCGACAAAAAACATTTAAACGTTTTTAAAGACAGATCTATAAATATTAAAAATATCAAGACAGAGGACGGCAAAACTTTCAGGTGGAAGGGCAGATACGGCTACGATATGTCCGACCCCGAAACTATAATGACTGAACTCGGCGTATTTTCTTCATTTAAACCGGTTGTTCCTCATGATTCTAAAGACGATATGATATTTCTTGCAAATATAGATCCGGAAATACAGTTTGATGCGCTTAAACAGATGAGTTCTCCTAAACTTTCGGCTCTAGATACTATGAATTTTTGGATAGACGGTAAAAAAGAAAAACTTATAAATGTTCTTAAATTAACCGATATATTTATAATCAACGAATCCGAGGCAAGGCTTTTAACGGGTAAATCTTCAATTTTCGACTGCGCCGAAACTATTTTTAAATACGGCGCAAAGATATTGATTTTAAAAAGAGGAGCATACGGCGCCACGATGTTTTTTGAAAATAAATTTTTTATGGTTCCGGCGTATCCTTTGGAAAACGTCGTAGATCCCACGGGAGCAGGCGATTCTTTTGCGGGCGGTTTTCTCGGCTATATGGATAATACTGGAGATATGTCGTTTGAAAATCTTAAAAAAGCGCTCGTGTTCGGAAATATTATGGCTTCGTTTGCCGTAGAAGGTTTTTCCGTAAGCAGATTTTTGACTATACGGATGGACGAAATTAAAGAAAGATTTAAAAAATTCAGGGAAATGACTTATTTTGAGGAGCTTAACGTATAA
- a CDS encoding tetratricopeptide repeat protein — protein sequence MEYIGKKSFLKFAVLLLIAAVIFPLLSGCGMSAVSKKNKLKSNLYYRLGVGFYHNGNYIKAMQEFIRAKMFYSYSAKNYNAIGIIYMKTARENRAVKNFKKAVKINPQFSDAYYNLGLIYIKKKNYRQAKIYLKKALKNPFYNKPYESYTQLAKIYIAENKIKKAKKILTVSMLLDKNYFLTYYYLGKCMLLENNLPAGLYYFKKTLDANMFFMPAKYYEGLIYFKQKRYNKAKYIFYSVYGADKADKYGVESLKYIKKILILLK from the coding sequence ATGGAATACATTGGTAAAAAAAGCTTTTTAAAGTTTGCAGTCTTATTATTAATTGCTGCGGTAATTTTTCCTTTGCTGTCCGGTTGCGGCATGTCGGCGGTTTCCAAAAAAAACAAACTTAAATCGAATCTTTATTATAGGCTCGGCGTAGGTTTTTATCATAACGGCAATTATATAAAAGCAATGCAGGAATTTATAAGGGCTAAAATGTTTTATTCGTATTCCGCTAAAAATTATAACGCCATAGGTATAATATATATGAAAACCGCCCGCGAGAACAGAGCCGTAAAAAACTTTAAAAAAGCCGTAAAAATAAATCCTCAATTTTCGGATGCATATTATAATTTAGGTTTAATATACATAAAAAAGAAAAATTACAGGCAGGCAAAAATATATCTGAAAAAAGCATTAAAAAACCCTTTTTATAACAAACCTTACGAAAGTTATACGCAGCTTGCAAAAATTTATATAGCCGAAAACAAAATTAAAAAAGCGAAAAAAATATTGACCGTGTCCATGCTTCTCGACAAAAATTATTTTTTAACTTATTATTATCTTGGAAAATGTATGCTTTTAGAAAACAATCTGCCGGCAGGGCTGTATTATTTTAAAAAAACATTAGATGCAAATATGTTTTTTATGCCTGCCAAATATTACGAAGGCTTGATATATTTTAAACAAAAAAGATATAATAAAGCAAAATATATATTTTATTCGGTGTATGGTGCTGATAAAGCGGATAAATACGGCGTAGAATCTTTAAAATATATTAAGAAAATCCTTATCTTGTTAAAATAA
- a CDS encoding helix-turn-helix domain-containing protein — MENEDSYYETVGEYLSTSRKSSRLGIAEVSNITKINASYIEAIENDDFSLFSSPQLLKGYIKLLAKTVNADEKKAVSLFESELKSNFTGKAVEDIVGEKFKEEIKRSQSFRRKFLFILFGGILIIILSYVSLKLYGYIKTLRASEAHKVSMPLNSPAAVNPVKKKLKKYGILLKGKIVKKTWVAVKIDERHTKTSMLYPEESKTWKADKRLRIKIGNAGGIILNYNGKDIGKPGKEGQVVTLFFPPKKKK, encoded by the coding sequence ATGGAAAATGAAGATTCCTATTATGAAACTGTCGGAGAATATCTAAGTACGAGCAGGAAGTCTTCAAGGCTTGGAATAGCGGAAGTTTCAAATATAACCAAAATAAATGCGTCTTATATAGAAGCAATAGAAAACGACGATTTTTCTTTGTTTTCTTCACCTCAGCTATTAAAAGGATATATAAAACTTCTTGCAAAAACCGTAAATGCCGATGAAAAAAAGGCCGTTTCTTTATTTGAATCGGAATTAAAAAGCAATTTTACCGGCAAAGCGGTCGAAGATATAGTCGGAGAAAAATTTAAAGAAGAAATAAAGAGATCACAGAGTTTCCGTAGAAAATTTTTATTCATATTATTCGGCGGAATTTTAATTATTATTTTGTCTTATGTTTCGTTAAAATTATACGGTTACATAAAAACATTAAGAGCCTCAGAGGCGCATAAAGTCTCTATGCCGCTTAATTCTCCGGCCGCCGTGAATCCTGTTAAAAAAAAACTTAAGAAATACGGCATACTGCTCAAAGGAAAAATAGTAAAAAAAACGTGGGTAGCGGTCAAAATAGACGAAAGGCATACAAAAACGTCCATGCTTTATCCCGAAGAGTCTAAGACTTGGAAAGCAGATAAGAGATTAAGGATTAAAATAGGAAACGCAGGCGGTATTATATTGAATTATAACGGCAAAGATATCGGAAAGCCCGGCAAAGAAGGGCAGGTCGTAACTTTGTTTTTCCCGCCTAAAAAGAAAAAGTAG
- a CDS encoding sulfurtransferase TusA family protein — protein sequence MAVSSNKTLDASGLSCPLPIVKTKKEIDTMSSGQVLEVISTDPGSKNDMAAWCNRTGNKLLESSEEGGKFKFYVQKS from the coding sequence ATGGCAGTATCGTCAAACAAAACACTTGATGCAAGCGGGTTATCATGCCCTCTTCCCATCGTCAAAACAAAAAAAGAAATCGACACCATGTCTTCAGGACAGGTCCTTGAGGTAATATCGACCGATCCCGGTTCAAAAAACGACATGGCGGCTTGGTGCAACAGGACAGGAAATAAGCTGTTGGAATCTTCGGAAGAAGGCGGAAAATTTAAATTTTACGTCCAGAAATCTTAA